One region of Sporomusaceae bacterium FL31 genomic DNA includes:
- the gatA gene encoding glutamyl-tRNA(Gln) amidotransferase subunit A codes for MEKAKAVDAKIQRGEAITPLAGIPGAIKDNICTLGVKTTCASKILADFVPPYNATVIEKLGQDIVMVGKANLDEFAMGGSTENSGFYPSHNPWNLSTVPGGSSGGSAAAVAAGEAIWSLGSDTGGSIRQPAAYCGLVGLKPTYGRVSRYGLVAFASSLDQIGPITRDVTDCAYVMNAISGYDAKDSTSINAATPDYTKALVNNIKGLKIGIPKEYFVAGMDPEVEKSIRQAIDQLVALGAELTEISMPHTEYALSAYYLIAPAEASSNLARYDGVGFGHRAPGNDIVDMYKKTRSEAFGTEVKRRIMLGTYALSSGYYDAYYLKALKVRTLVKQDFDRAFEKVDVLITPTAPTTAFKMGEKSSNPLSMYLQDVCTIPVNLAGVPGISIPCGFANGMPIGMQIIGKPLDEETIIRTAYTFEQNNDYHKRFAPLGEVK; via the coding sequence TTGGAAAAAGCCAAAGCCGTTGATGCTAAAATCCAGCGCGGTGAAGCTATTACTCCACTAGCGGGAATTCCAGGCGCTATTAAAGATAATATCTGCACATTGGGTGTGAAAACAACGTGTGCTTCTAAAATATTAGCCGATTTTGTACCGCCTTATAACGCTACTGTTATCGAAAAACTCGGCCAGGATATTGTTATGGTCGGAAAAGCCAACCTGGATGAATTCGCCATGGGTGGATCTACTGAAAACTCCGGCTTTTATCCAAGCCACAACCCTTGGAATCTATCGACAGTGCCAGGGGGATCGAGCGGCGGCTCGGCTGCTGCTGTAGCGGCTGGCGAAGCAATCTGGTCACTGGGATCAGATACAGGCGGATCAATCCGTCAACCTGCAGCTTATTGCGGTTTAGTTGGACTCAAGCCGACTTATGGACGGGTTTCCCGTTATGGATTAGTCGCTTTTGCCTCTTCGCTTGACCAAATTGGACCCATTACACGCGATGTTACTGATTGCGCCTATGTCATGAATGCCATTTCCGGATATGACGCTAAAGACTCGACTTCCATCAATGCAGCAACTCCTGACTATACGAAAGCGCTTGTTAATAATATCAAGGGTTTGAAGATCGGGATTCCAAAAGAATATTTTGTTGCTGGAATGGATCCGGAAGTTGAGAAATCAATTCGTCAGGCCATCGATCAGCTTGTGGCGCTTGGTGCGGAACTGACTGAAATCTCCATGCCGCATACCGAATATGCTTTATCCGCTTATTACCTCATTGCTCCAGCTGAGGCCAGTTCCAACTTGGCACGTTATGATGGGGTAGGTTTTGGCCATCGTGCTCCCGGTAATGATATTGTCGACATGTACAAGAAAACCCGCAGTGAGGCTTTTGGCACTGAAGTTAAACGCCGCATTATGCTGGGAACCTATGCATTAAGTTCAGGCTATTATGATGCGTATTATTTAAAAGCACTGAAAGTACGCACCTTGGTTAAACAAGATTTTGACCGTGCTTTTGAAAAAGTCGATGTACTAATTACACCAACAGCTCCAACTACAGCCTTTAAGATGGGTGAAAAATCAAGCAATCCGTTATCCATGTATTTACAGGATGTTTGTACCATTCCGGTAAACCTGGCTGGTGTGCCTGGTATTTCAATTCCGTGCGGCTTTGCGAATGGCATGCCAATCGGAATGCAAATTATCGGTAAGCCGCTTGATGAAGAAACAATTATTCGGACTGCCTACACTTTCGAACAAAATAACGACTACCACAAGCGTTTTGCGCCGCTCGGGGAGGTTAAATAA